The following is a genomic window from Candidatus Alcyoniella australis.
GACTCGTAGCCGCAGGCGTTGCAGTAGTTGCGGGTATGGCTGCCGCGGTCCTCGTCGGTGGTCTGCTCGAGCATTGCGCTGGTGTTGTTACTCCAGAAGCTGCCCTTCTGCGTAAAAAACGGTTTGCTCGGATCGGTCTTGGAGCAGATCACGTTACCGCACATGCACTCGAGCAGATAGGTATCGCCCTCCGGCGTAAGGATTCGGTTGCCCGTGGCGTCGCGGGCCAGCAGCTTGCCCTCCTTACGGACGAAATCCTCTTTAAACCCGTCCCAGGTGAAGTATGGATAATCGCCCTGTTCGTCACACAGTCGGATGCCCACGGCCTCGCACCCGCTGAAGCGTTGAATCTCCTTGATCACGCGCGCCAGTGTCGGCTTAATTTTGGTGATATTTTCCAAAACATCGGAGATCCGCTCGACCTCCTGGCTGTAATCGCGCACGATTTTTAAGGATTCCTTGGGGTGGTCCACCATACCCCCTCCTCATGGTCCATACCACATAACAAGTTGATATTATGCAGCTTATCAAACGTAGCCGGTTGTTGCCGGTTAAGTATAATCACTTCTATCAGCAAACAA
Proteins encoded in this region:
- a CDS encoding GAF domain-containing protein, producing MDHPKESLKIVRDYSQEVERISDVLENITKIKPTLARVIKEIQRFSGCEAVGIRLCDEQGDYPYFTWDGFKEDFVRKEGKLLARDATGNRILTPEGDTYLLECMCGNVICSKTDPSKPFFTQKGSFWSNNTSAMLEQTTDEDRGSHTRNYCNACGYESVALIPIANAVGRVGLIQLNDKRIGGFTMELIESLELLADHIGLALLNHEMMKNLKKIKTELARLRAEDLDEVIR